The proteins below come from a single Stomoxys calcitrans chromosome 1, idStoCalc2.1, whole genome shotgun sequence genomic window:
- the LOC131994141 gene encoding uncharacterized protein LOC131994141: MAAYLPRPEDERPQGKERRHRDERGAEPRPQRNPSRNRDRDHVDRRGRPTFWQYSCGLCQDDHALSTCRRFRDQTPYQRYETVERRGYCRNCLARSHLAPDCQSIAGCRRCEERHHTLLHGAPQLENMERPADDFAPANNARPAPTASPPFKWDLVFVPTAMVRIAEDGVDTWATVRALINQSSTMSRLAYSTFRRLGLRSCTYQGNRFTTFRLMHRSPNSNWALKINAFITDALPFRPYSDPLLEDPTRDLAQDTLADTDPRANTSIDLELGADVYPRLQRDGHVFAGIGDVNAFQTTLGYVFVGPIRNMPRH, encoded by the coding sequence aTGGCAGCCTACTTGCCCCGTCCAGAAGACGAGCGGCCTCAAGGAAAAGAGCGTCGTCATCGGGACGAACGAGGAGCGGAACCCCGGCCCCAACGAAATCCGTCTCGAAATCGCGACCGCGATCATGTAGATCGGCGCGGAAGACCCACTTTCTGGCAGTACTCTTGCGGTCTCTGCCAAGATGACCATGCGCTGAGCACATGCCGCCGATTCCGGGACCAGACCCCATACCAACGTTACGAAACTGTGGAGCGGCGGGGGTATTGCCGTAATTGCTTGGCGCGCAGTCATCTTGCACCTGATTGCCAGTCCATCGCAGGCTGCCGTCGCTGCGAGGAGCGACATCACACGCTGCTGCATGGGGCACCGCAGCTTGAAAACATGGAGAGGCCCGCCGATGATTTTGCTCCTGCCAACAACGCCAGACCTGCACCCACAGCATCCCCACCCTTTAAGTGGGATCTTGTCTTTGTGCCTACTGCCATGGTACGAATAGCAGAGGATGGGGTCGATACTTGGGCCACCGTGCGAGCGTTGATCAATCAATCATCTACAATGTCTCGGCTGGCCTATTCTACATTCCGGCGACTTGGACTACGATCGTGTACATACCAGGGCAACAGGTTTACAACCTTCCGATTGATGCATCGCAGCCCAAATAGCAACTGGGCACTTAAGATTAATGCATTCATCACAGATGCATTGCCTTTCCGACCCTACTCAGACCCACTTTTGGAGGACCCGACCCGTGATTTAGCGCAAGACACCCTTGCTGATACAGACCCTAGAGCCAACACGTCAATAGACTTAGAATTGGGCGCGGATGTCTATCCGAGACTGCAGAGGGATGGCCATGTCTTTGCCGGCATTGGGGATGTCAACGCATTCCAGACCACTCTTGGCTACGTCTTTGTCGGCCCCATCCGGAATATGCCTAGACACTAA